CAATTTTTACGCTGTTGCGGACGTAATTCATCGGTACGCCGTTAAGCGCAACCATTGGTGCGGCCGGATAGTAGTCGGAATGGGTATAGGCGTCCACAATCCAGAACAGTCCTTTGGGGGTGTAAACGGCATACGGGTTTTCATCCAGCAACAGAAAAGGGGCGATGGTCCGGATGCGGTCCATAATCTGTCGCCGGAACAGCAATTTGGTTTCTCCTGTAACTTTTGTGGATAAAAATATGTTTTTATCTTTGAGGTAATAGGCAAAAAGAAATTTTCGCATCAGAGAAGAGATAGGAACCCCCCCCGTTCCCTGATAATTTGCTTTGGCATTGCTGTTTCCCTTTGGGTAATCCAGCTCACCCACCTTATTGGGTGCGAGGGCATACGGATAGGGGTTTAAACCATAATAAATTCTAGGTTCAGCCAGATCCAGACCGTAGTCTGATTTCGGCGGGATATTATGGAGATACCAGTTCATGGATTCACCGCCTTCCTGGCTTGCCGATGACATGACCGCACCATATCCATGGGTATAAAGCAAGTGGTCGTTGATCCAGTTCTGGGTTGCCCCGGGCAACTGGTCATAGCCCAGCTCCCTCATGGACATGAAGACTTGCTGATATTGCCCGGAAACCGTATATCTGCCCACGCTGACCTGGGGAAAGGTATAGTAGGTACGCAGCTCCTGAAGCTGCTCATAAACCGTTTTGAGGGTGCCGGCGTCCCACACCGGTATATTGCGCAGTACATTTTGTACCTGCGTTGCCGTTGTGTTGACTGGAAACCGCTGATGTTCAAAGTTGCGGGTTTCTACGTCAGATAGATTAAACGCGTCCAGGGTAGATGTAATGTTCTTTTGAATGTAGGGGCTTTCTTTAATGACTTCGTTGGGTTTTACCCAATAGGTTTGCACAAATTCGGGTAAATAATCTGTATATCGCAATCCCAGGATTAACGCCAAACCAATCAGGGAACCGATAAACACTTTATGGCCTTTTTTAAATTGAAGTACAATCACAAGTGAAACAGCAGCCGCTGCAATGAAAAACAGAGACACCCAGATCAAGGGCAACGTCACCATCATCTGAACGTATCCGGGACCGGAAAAGAGGGGCTGGTGTCCGACATCATAGGCCAGTCCATATCGCTGTAGAATAAAATCCAGAATTTCAAGACCGAATACCACCAGTAAAAGGAGGCTTAAATGCCATTTGGCCACATTTGAAAAATCAAAAAGCCGCTTGGTAAGTATACGGTTTTTAATAATATATAAAATCAACAGGGCGATCAGCAGCACCACCACAGCCACCAGCAAACGCCGTTGCAGCAATGAATAGATGGGAATGGAGAACAGATAAAAGGAGATATCCGTCGAGAAGAGCGGATCTTTAACCCCCATATCAGAACCAAAAATATAGAAAAGAAATTTTTCCCAGTGATGATAGAGCGGAATGGCCAGAGGCAAGCTTAACAGCAGGCAAAGAGGGGTATAAAAAAACAAGGAGCCTGATTGAAAATACTTCAAGATTTTGGCAGATTTTTTGTCTGTTTTTCCCTTCATATCCGGAAGCCGCCTGAGGAGCCGTGAGGCGATCTGGAAATTTAAGAAAAAAATCAAAAAGAAAAAAATCGTTACACTTAATAGCACGATATATTGATAAGACTGGCGCTGCCAGAAATAAGACAGGTAGCCCAGTGAATCAAACCACCAGATTTCTACCAGTTCATCAACGGCCACCACGCTGATCAATCCGGCTAGAATAAGCAAAAGAATCAGAATACCGCCTCCGATCAACAGTGGGCGCTTCAATTTGTGTGTCAAGTTTTCAGATGTCATGGCCTTATCCCAATTTAGTTAAGGTTTAGGAAAAAATAATCAACCAACACCATATCTATAATCTATTTAGAAGTGAAAAAACACCTTGCATTTCATTCCCGCAGGAAGTGAATGATCCGGGTTGGGCAGAACCAATCTGACCCCGAATGTCTCGCTTGCGGCATCTATTACCGGGTCCACAATAGTTACTTTTGCCTTTACTTCCCTTGAAACCGGGAAGTCAAGCTTAATGGTCGCAGATGAATTTTTTTTGATTTTTCCGAATTCTTCGACAGGTATGACCACCTCAACATAAAGGGGGTCAATCTGAGCAATGGATATGACAGGATCATCACCCACAAACTCGCCCCAGGATAGAAAGCGCTCAACAACCACACCATTCAAAGGGCTTTTAAGGGTTCTTATTTTTAGCTTTGCCTTGGCTTCCCTTAGTTGAAGCCTGGCAATTTCAAGCTCTGTTATCATCTCATCCTTTTCATGGATGGAGACAAGGTGCTTTTCATAAAGCTGCGTATTTCTGCTGACCTTTCTTTCGCTGAATTCTACCCTTGCCGTTGCAAGATCAACAGCCGCCTTTTCGATTTGGGAATTGAGCGTGGCAATTACCTGGCCCTTCCTTACGGTTCCTCCACGGTCAACAAACACCTGGGCAAGTGTGCCTTCAACCGGGCTGCTTACCCTGACAAGCTCACTGGGTTCTATTATGCCTTCATAATGACTATCCACCGCATAGGCAGTAGAGATACCCATAACAATGAATGCCGAGAACCATGTACAAAATTTAAACAAGGAGATCTTTGAGGGCATCACAATCCCTTTCTATTCGGAGCGGCCTGAAAAAGAAAGCATGTTGCCACGCCGCGCATCCTCTTCAAGCAGGTTTTTTCTCATCCGTGCATGCATATGTTCAATCTTTTTTTGGGCCCGCAGGATAGCCTGTTTTGATAAAAATCTCCACACCCATGATTTTTTTAAGGGATAACGCAATGCCGCCCATCTCAGCAGGTTTTTTCGGTTTTTTTCAAACACTGCATCTTCAAGGGACAATATTGCCTCAAAGCTCCCCGGATCACCCATTCGTGCGCATCGCCCTGCAAGCTGTCTGTCGATTCTGCCTGCATCATGACGCTCTGTGATGATAACATGCAGTCCGTCACGTTCTACAACCTTTTTTTCAATTTTTATATCCACACCGCGCCCTGCCATATTTGTGGCAATGGTGATGTTTCCAGCCATTCCCGCCTGGGCGATGATGTCTGCCTCTTCTTTGTCCTGTTTTGCATTAAGAAGCCTGAACCTAAGGCCCTTTTGTGCCAGCAGCGTTCCTGTCCATTCACTGGCCGCAACCGAGTGTGTACCCACAAGTACGGGGCGCCCCTGTTTATTAAGCGTTTCAATCCTGTTTGCAACCTCATCCCATTTTTGCTGTTGCGTGCTAAATATTGTATCGGGAATCGCTTTTCTTTTTTTCTGCCTATAGGTAGGCAATGTGACGGCAAAAAGTCCGTAAACAGACAATAATTCTTTTTTAACCTCCCTTGCCGTACCGGTCATCCCCGACAGTTTAAGATATCTTCTGAAAAATCTCTGGTAGCTTATCCGTGCAAGCACTGTTGACTGCTTTGTTATTTCACAGTTTTCCTTTATTTCTATCAACTGATGCAGCC
This window of the uncultured Desulfobacter sp. genome carries:
- a CDS encoding UPF0182 family protein, coding for MTSENLTHKLKRPLLIGGGILILLLILAGLISVVAVDELVEIWWFDSLGYLSYFWQRQSYQYIVLLSVTIFFFLIFFLNFQIASRLLRRLPDMKGKTDKKSAKILKYFQSGSLFFYTPLCLLLSLPLAIPLYHHWEKFLFYIFGSDMGVKDPLFSTDISFYLFSIPIYSLLQRRLLVAVVVLLIALLILYIIKNRILTKRLFDFSNVAKWHLSLLLLVVFGLEILDFILQRYGLAYDVGHQPLFSGPGYVQMMVTLPLIWVSLFFIAAAAVSLVIVLQFKKGHKVFIGSLIGLALILGLRYTDYLPEFVQTYWVKPNEVIKESPYIQKNITSTLDAFNLSDVETRNFEHQRFPVNTTATQVQNVLRNIPVWDAGTLKTVYEQLQELRTYYTFPQVSVGRYTVSGQYQQVFMSMRELGYDQLPGATQNWINDHLLYTHGYGAVMSSASQEGGESMNWYLHNIPPKSDYGLDLAEPRIYYGLNPYPYALAPNKVGELDYPKGNSNAKANYQGTGGVPISSLMRKFLFAYYLKDKNIFLSTKVTGETKLLFRRQIMDRIRTIAPFLLLDENPYAVYTPKGLFWIVDAYTHSDYYPAAPMVALNGVPMNYVRNSVKIVVDAYNGSVDFYIYDTKDPIINAYNKIYPGLFKSRDKMPDDLKSHVRYPKDLFDIQMQIYAKYHQTDPQVFFQQEDLWTFAQTQGQEEKSTVPDKPYYLTLDLINSGKLDFMLLLPMFPKGKDNLRSMAVAGCDGDNYGKIIIYDFPKGELVFGPAQINAMINQDPTIAREFTLWDQAGSSVVRGKMIILLVENSVFFIQPVYLKATSRVKIPELQRIIMSEGRVAVMKTSLEEAYMEIQQRAQKDIRKRQGLMPVQPAEPVPDEQTDEPTAEPAVTTTPEQQHQEVEEVEEEQQQQQQQQQQQPEPPPLANMPETPNPPASE
- a CDS encoding efflux RND transporter periplasmic adaptor subunit — its product is MGISTAYAVDSHYEGIIEPSELVRVSSPVEGTLAQVFVDRGGTVRKGQVIATLNSQIEKAAVDLATARVEFSERKVSRNTQLYEKHLVSIHEKDEMITELEIARLQLREAKAKLKIRTLKSPLNGVVVERFLSWGEFVGDDPVISIAQIDPLYVEVVIPVEEFGKIKKNSSATIKLDFPVSREVKAKVTIVDPVIDAASETFGVRLVLPNPDHSLPAGMKCKVFFHF